A genomic stretch from Kogia breviceps isolate mKogBre1 chromosome 1, mKogBre1 haplotype 1, whole genome shotgun sequence includes:
- the ANKRD35 gene encoding ankyrin repeat domain-containing protein 35 isoform X2 yields the protein MKRIFSCSSSQVAVERWNRRDQKLLEAVQQGDVGCVAALASRKSARPTKLDSNGQSPFHLAASKGLTECLTILLANGADINSKNEDGSTALHLATISCQPQCVKVLLQHGANEDAVDVENRCPLHWAAFSGCASSVLLLCDHKAFLDVLDNDGRTPLMIASLGGHAAICSQLLQRGARVNVTDKNDKSALILACEKGSTETAELLLSYGADAGAVDSTGHDALHYALRTQDKMLWRLLRQALNRQGQGGQGLVQHPDLASQASPSEPQVGSPPKSPWRAEPEEEQEEEEYEDPCSEEWKRKYEEEQSKVSQLEQELLRNTEGCKAQSAAYLGLENQIQEQVRELGLLLSQEPGAPGDQGSSLRPGGDGMEQGCTLDLLAKCIQELKKQQQAAAAAAAKPVFASKKAEDSAGGVIQYEAHGRSQPEEQEPPQNPRSETIGKSTGQQPTTSGGKALGPDHTDQLHAGQKVRPQAPGAEPTGTVAEPVSTAAMNQLLLQLGEELAAVWREKDAARGALSRPDLEGALGTSRAEAATAAWEKMEARLERVLVRLDQAKAGLQMKPEAPAQEPREGVPKAGPGAITKEGEGKEEGAPGAWGEPLGTPGGEQMPGGGLAEGQLEKEVSALRLSDSILLEELRELGQERQWLQRELPALNQRLQRECVPKPEAQVQLQQLRWSMGLLTDELALEKEATEKLRKRLASQSRGLRGLWDCLPPDLVGRGSARCPAAEPLEELQACVSALVARHREAQHVLARLEEENQQLRGSPARCGELDASSEASASPQVEALEQDLEKLEEELRAVQARMSGKSQEIRKLKQLLYQATEEVAELRAREAASLRQHEQTRGSLVAQARAWGRELKALLEKYNTACREMGRLREAVAEERRRSGDLAARAAGQERQASELRGRSEQLEKTAELLKEKVEHLIGAGRDKEAKIKELLKKLEQLSEEILAVRGENAHLARQLQGYMEQDVYSILLRILSIQED from the exons GTGGAGAGATGGAACCGCCGTGATCAGAAGCTTCTGGAGGCAGTGCAGCAGGGGGACGTGGGATGCGTGGCTGCCCTCGCCTCCAGGAAATCTGCCCGACCCACCAAGCTAGACTCGAACGGCCAGTCCCC GTTTCATCTGGCAGCCTCCAAAGGCCTGACAGAATGTCTGACTATACTACTTGCAAATGGGGCTGACATCAACAGCAAGAATGAGGATG GGAGCACCGCACTGCACTTGGCCACCATTTCCTGCCAGCCACAATGTGTCAAGGTCCTGCTGCAG CATGGTGCCAATGAAGATGCCGTAGATGTGGAGAATCGTTGTCCATTGCACTGGGCAG CCTTCTCTGGCTGTGCCTCAAGTGTGCTTCTCCTGTGTGATCACAAAGCCTTCCTGGATGTCCTGGATAAT GACGGACGTACACCCCTGATGATTGCCTCGCTGGGTGGTCACGCAGCTATCTGCTCACAGCTACTGCAGAGAGGCGCCCGGGTTAATGTCACTGACAAGAATGACAA ATCGGCTCTGATCCTGGCCTGTGAAAAAGGCAGCACTGAGACAGCTGAACTGCTTCTGAGCTATGGAGCAGATGCAGGGGCGGTGGACAGCACGGGGCATGATGCTTTGCATTATGCTCTACGCACACAAGACAAGATGCTGTGGAGGCTGCTGCGGCAGGCCCTGAACCGGCAGGGGCAGGGAG GTCAGGGGTTAGTTCAACACCCAGATCTTGCATCCCAG gCCTCTCCATCTGAGCCTCAGGTGGGTTCTCCACCTAAGAGCCCATGGAGAGCAGAGcctgaggaggagcaggaggaagaagagtaTGAAGATCCATGTTCAGAGGAGTGGAAGCGGAAGTATGAAGAGGAGCAAAGCAAAGTCTCCCAGTTGGAACAGGAGCTGCTGCGAAATACGGAAGGGTGTAAGGCTCAATCTGCAGCTTATCTGGGCCTGGAGAACCAGATTCAAGAGCAGGTTCGGGAGCTGGGGCTCCTCCTATCGCAAGAGCCTGGAGCTCCAGGAGACCAGGGCTCTAGTCTCCGGCCTGGAGGAGATGGCATGGAGCAGGGTTGTACCCTCGACCTGCTGGCTAAGTGCATACAAGAGCTAAAGAAGCAGCAACAGGCAGCAGCTGCAGCTGCAGCAAAGCCAGTATTCGCTTCCAAGAAGGCTGAGGATTCAGCTGGAGGGGTGATCCAGTATGAAGCTCATGGAAGGTCCCAACCAGAAGAACAGGAGCCACCCCAGAACCCAAGGTCTGAGACCATTGGGAAATCCACAGGACAGCAACCGACCACCAGTGGTGGGAAGGCCCTTGGCCCTGATCATACTGACCAGCTGCATGCTGGCCAGAAGGtgaggccccaggccccaggggcTGAACCAACAGGCACAGTGGCTGAACCAGTGAGCACAGCAGCCATGAACCAGCTCCTGCTACAGCTGGGGGAGGAACTGGCTGCGGTGTGGCGAGAAAAGGATGCAGCCCGGGGGGCTTTATCAAGACCAGACCTGGAGGGAGCTCTGGGGACGTCCCGGGCTGAGGCTGCGACAGCAGCCTGGGAGAAGATGGAGGCCAGGTTGGAGCGGGTGCTGGTGAGGCTGGATCAGGCAAAAGCAGGATTACAGATGAAACCTGAGGCCCCTGCCCAGGAGCCCAGAGAGGGAGTCCCAaaggcaggcccaggggccatcaCCAAAGAGggtgaagggaaggaggaaggggctccTGGGGCCTGGGGAGAGCCTCTAGGGACCCCTGGAGGGGAACAGATGCCAGGAGGGGGCCTGGCAGAGGGACAGCTGGAGAAGGAGGTGTCAGCACTGAGGCTGAGCGACAGTATCTTGCTGGAGGAGTTGCGGGAGCTGGGCCAGGAGCGGCAGTGGTTGCAGAGGGAGCTGCCAGCCCTGAACCAGCGGCTGCAGCGGGAGTGCGTGCCCAAGCCTGAGGCGCAGGTCCAGCTACAGCAGTTGCGGTGGAGCATGGGGCTGCTGACAGATGAACTGGCCCTGGAGAAGGAGGCCACCGAGAAGTTGCGGAAGCGCCTGGCCTCCCAGAGCAGAGGCCTCCGGGGGCTGTGGGATTGCTTGCCCCCAGACCTGGTGGGTAGGGGGAGTGCACGGTGCCCAGCGGCTGAGCCCCTGGAGGAGCTGCAGGCCTGCGTCAGCGCCCTGGTGGCCAGGCACCGCGAGGCCCAGCACGTGCTGGCTCGGCTAGAAGAGGAAAACCAGCAGCTGCGGGGCTCCCCTGCCCGATGTGGGGAACTGGACGCCTCCTCAGAGGCCTCAGCGTCCCCCCAGGTTGAAGCCCTGGAGCAAGACCTGGAGAAGCTGGAGGAAGAGCTGCGGGCGGTTCAGGCCAGGATGAGCGGGAAGAGCCAGGAGATCAGGAAGCTGAAGCAGCTGCTCTACCAAGCCACGGAGGAGGTGGCTGAGCTGAGGGCCCGGGAGGCGGCCAGTCTGCGGCAGCACGAGCAAACTCGGGGCTCACTGGTGGCCCAGGCCCGGGCTTGGGGCCGGGAGCTAAAGGCCCTGCTGGAAAAGTATAACACGGCCTGCCGGGAGATGGGGCGGCTGCGGGAGGCGGTGGCCGAGGAGCGGCGCAGGAGCGGGGACCTggccgcgcgcgcggcggggcaAGAGCGCCAGGCCAGCGAGCTGCGCGGGCGCTCCGAGCAGTTGGAGAAAACGGCGGAGCTGCTGAAAGAGAAGGTGGAGCATCTCATCGGGGCTGGCCGGGACAAGGAGGCCAAG
- the ANKRD35 gene encoding ankyrin repeat domain-containing protein 35 isoform X1 → MKRIFSCSSSQVAVERWNRRDQKLLEAVQQGDVGCVAALASRKSARPTKLDSNGQSPFHLAASKGLTECLTILLANGADINSKNEDGSTALHLATISCQPQCVKVLLQHGANEDAVDVENRCPLHWAAFSGCASSVLLLCDHKAFLDVLDNDGRTPLMIASLGGHAAICSQLLQRGARVNVTDKNDKSALILACEKGSTETAELLLSYGADAGAVDSTGHDALHYALRTQDKMLWRLLRQALNRQGQGGQGLVQHPDLASQASPSEPQVGSPPKSPWRAEPEEEQEEEEYEDPCSEEWKRKYEEEQSKVSQLEQELLRNTEGCKAQSAAYLGLENQIQEQVRELGLLLSQEPGAPGDQGSSLRPGGDGMEQGCTLDLLAKCIQELKKQQQAAAAAAAKPVFASKKAEDSAGGVIQYEAHGRSQPEEQEPPQNPRSETIGKSTGQQPTTSGGKALGPDHTDQLHAGQKVRPQAPGAEPTGTVAEPVSTAAMNQLLLQLGEELAAVWREKDAARGALSRPDLEGALGTSRAEAATAAWEKMEARLERVLVRLDQAKAGLQMKPEAPAQEPREGVPKAGPGAITKEGEGKEEGAPGAWGEPLGTPGGEQMPGGGLAEGQLEKEVSALRLSDSILLEELRELGQERQWLQRELPALNQRLQRECVPKPEAQVQLQQLRWSMGLLTDELALEKEATEKLRKRLASQSRGLRGLWDCLPPDLVGRGSARCPAAEPLEELQACVSALVARHREAQHVLARLEEENQQLRGSPARCGELDASSEASASPQVEALEQDLEKLEEELRAVQARMSGKSQEIRKLKQLLYQATEEVAELRAREAASLRQHEQTRGSLVAQARAWGRELKALLEKYNTACREMGRLREAVAEERRRSGDLAARAAGQERQASELRGRSEQLEKTAELLKEKVEHLIGAGRDKEAKIKELLKKLEQLSEEILAVRGENAHLARQLQDSQKNHEEIISTYRNHLLNAAQGYMEQDVYSILLRILSIQED, encoded by the exons GTGGAGAGATGGAACCGCCGTGATCAGAAGCTTCTGGAGGCAGTGCAGCAGGGGGACGTGGGATGCGTGGCTGCCCTCGCCTCCAGGAAATCTGCCCGACCCACCAAGCTAGACTCGAACGGCCAGTCCCC GTTTCATCTGGCAGCCTCCAAAGGCCTGACAGAATGTCTGACTATACTACTTGCAAATGGGGCTGACATCAACAGCAAGAATGAGGATG GGAGCACCGCACTGCACTTGGCCACCATTTCCTGCCAGCCACAATGTGTCAAGGTCCTGCTGCAG CATGGTGCCAATGAAGATGCCGTAGATGTGGAGAATCGTTGTCCATTGCACTGGGCAG CCTTCTCTGGCTGTGCCTCAAGTGTGCTTCTCCTGTGTGATCACAAAGCCTTCCTGGATGTCCTGGATAAT GACGGACGTACACCCCTGATGATTGCCTCGCTGGGTGGTCACGCAGCTATCTGCTCACAGCTACTGCAGAGAGGCGCCCGGGTTAATGTCACTGACAAGAATGACAA ATCGGCTCTGATCCTGGCCTGTGAAAAAGGCAGCACTGAGACAGCTGAACTGCTTCTGAGCTATGGAGCAGATGCAGGGGCGGTGGACAGCACGGGGCATGATGCTTTGCATTATGCTCTACGCACACAAGACAAGATGCTGTGGAGGCTGCTGCGGCAGGCCCTGAACCGGCAGGGGCAGGGAG GTCAGGGGTTAGTTCAACACCCAGATCTTGCATCCCAG gCCTCTCCATCTGAGCCTCAGGTGGGTTCTCCACCTAAGAGCCCATGGAGAGCAGAGcctgaggaggagcaggaggaagaagagtaTGAAGATCCATGTTCAGAGGAGTGGAAGCGGAAGTATGAAGAGGAGCAAAGCAAAGTCTCCCAGTTGGAACAGGAGCTGCTGCGAAATACGGAAGGGTGTAAGGCTCAATCTGCAGCTTATCTGGGCCTGGAGAACCAGATTCAAGAGCAGGTTCGGGAGCTGGGGCTCCTCCTATCGCAAGAGCCTGGAGCTCCAGGAGACCAGGGCTCTAGTCTCCGGCCTGGAGGAGATGGCATGGAGCAGGGTTGTACCCTCGACCTGCTGGCTAAGTGCATACAAGAGCTAAAGAAGCAGCAACAGGCAGCAGCTGCAGCTGCAGCAAAGCCAGTATTCGCTTCCAAGAAGGCTGAGGATTCAGCTGGAGGGGTGATCCAGTATGAAGCTCATGGAAGGTCCCAACCAGAAGAACAGGAGCCACCCCAGAACCCAAGGTCTGAGACCATTGGGAAATCCACAGGACAGCAACCGACCACCAGTGGTGGGAAGGCCCTTGGCCCTGATCATACTGACCAGCTGCATGCTGGCCAGAAGGtgaggccccaggccccaggggcTGAACCAACAGGCACAGTGGCTGAACCAGTGAGCACAGCAGCCATGAACCAGCTCCTGCTACAGCTGGGGGAGGAACTGGCTGCGGTGTGGCGAGAAAAGGATGCAGCCCGGGGGGCTTTATCAAGACCAGACCTGGAGGGAGCTCTGGGGACGTCCCGGGCTGAGGCTGCGACAGCAGCCTGGGAGAAGATGGAGGCCAGGTTGGAGCGGGTGCTGGTGAGGCTGGATCAGGCAAAAGCAGGATTACAGATGAAACCTGAGGCCCCTGCCCAGGAGCCCAGAGAGGGAGTCCCAaaggcaggcccaggggccatcaCCAAAGAGggtgaagggaaggaggaaggggctccTGGGGCCTGGGGAGAGCCTCTAGGGACCCCTGGAGGGGAACAGATGCCAGGAGGGGGCCTGGCAGAGGGACAGCTGGAGAAGGAGGTGTCAGCACTGAGGCTGAGCGACAGTATCTTGCTGGAGGAGTTGCGGGAGCTGGGCCAGGAGCGGCAGTGGTTGCAGAGGGAGCTGCCAGCCCTGAACCAGCGGCTGCAGCGGGAGTGCGTGCCCAAGCCTGAGGCGCAGGTCCAGCTACAGCAGTTGCGGTGGAGCATGGGGCTGCTGACAGATGAACTGGCCCTGGAGAAGGAGGCCACCGAGAAGTTGCGGAAGCGCCTGGCCTCCCAGAGCAGAGGCCTCCGGGGGCTGTGGGATTGCTTGCCCCCAGACCTGGTGGGTAGGGGGAGTGCACGGTGCCCAGCGGCTGAGCCCCTGGAGGAGCTGCAGGCCTGCGTCAGCGCCCTGGTGGCCAGGCACCGCGAGGCCCAGCACGTGCTGGCTCGGCTAGAAGAGGAAAACCAGCAGCTGCGGGGCTCCCCTGCCCGATGTGGGGAACTGGACGCCTCCTCAGAGGCCTCAGCGTCCCCCCAGGTTGAAGCCCTGGAGCAAGACCTGGAGAAGCTGGAGGAAGAGCTGCGGGCGGTTCAGGCCAGGATGAGCGGGAAGAGCCAGGAGATCAGGAAGCTGAAGCAGCTGCTCTACCAAGCCACGGAGGAGGTGGCTGAGCTGAGGGCCCGGGAGGCGGCCAGTCTGCGGCAGCACGAGCAAACTCGGGGCTCACTGGTGGCCCAGGCCCGGGCTTGGGGCCGGGAGCTAAAGGCCCTGCTGGAAAAGTATAACACGGCCTGCCGGGAGATGGGGCGGCTGCGGGAGGCGGTGGCCGAGGAGCGGCGCAGGAGCGGGGACCTggccgcgcgcgcggcggggcaAGAGCGCCAGGCCAGCGAGCTGCGCGGGCGCTCCGAGCAGTTGGAGAAAACGGCGGAGCTGCTGAAAGAGAAGGTGGAGCATCTCATCGGGGCTGGCCGGGACAAGGAGGCCAAG
- the ANKRD35 gene encoding ankyrin repeat domain-containing protein 35 isoform X3 produces the protein MCPVPSYRFHLAASKGLTECLTILLANGADINSKNEDGSTALHLATISCQPQCVKVLLQHGANEDAVDVENRCPLHWAAFSGCASSVLLLCDHKAFLDVLDNDGRTPLMIASLGGHAAICSQLLQRGARVNVTDKNDKSALILACEKGSTETAELLLSYGADAGAVDSTGHDALHYALRTQDKMLWRLLRQALNRQGQGGQGLVQHPDLASQASPSEPQVGSPPKSPWRAEPEEEQEEEEYEDPCSEEWKRKYEEEQSKVSQLEQELLRNTEGCKAQSAAYLGLENQIQEQVRELGLLLSQEPGAPGDQGSSLRPGGDGMEQGCTLDLLAKCIQELKKQQQAAAAAAAKPVFASKKAEDSAGGVIQYEAHGRSQPEEQEPPQNPRSETIGKSTGQQPTTSGGKALGPDHTDQLHAGQKVRPQAPGAEPTGTVAEPVSTAAMNQLLLQLGEELAAVWREKDAARGALSRPDLEGALGTSRAEAATAAWEKMEARLERVLVRLDQAKAGLQMKPEAPAQEPREGVPKAGPGAITKEGEGKEEGAPGAWGEPLGTPGGEQMPGGGLAEGQLEKEVSALRLSDSILLEELRELGQERQWLQRELPALNQRLQRECVPKPEAQVQLQQLRWSMGLLTDELALEKEATEKLRKRLASQSRGLRGLWDCLPPDLVGRGSARCPAAEPLEELQACVSALVARHREAQHVLARLEEENQQLRGSPARCGELDASSEASASPQVEALEQDLEKLEEELRAVQARMSGKSQEIRKLKQLLYQATEEVAELRAREAASLRQHEQTRGSLVAQARAWGRELKALLEKYNTACREMGRLREAVAEERRRSGDLAARAAGQERQASELRGRSEQLEKTAELLKEKVEHLIGAGRDKEAKIKELLKKLEQLSEEILAVRGENAHLARQLQDSQKNHEEIISTYRNHLLNAAQGYMEQDVYSILLRILSIQED, from the exons ATGTGTCCTGTGCCGAGTTACAG GTTTCATCTGGCAGCCTCCAAAGGCCTGACAGAATGTCTGACTATACTACTTGCAAATGGGGCTGACATCAACAGCAAGAATGAGGATG GGAGCACCGCACTGCACTTGGCCACCATTTCCTGCCAGCCACAATGTGTCAAGGTCCTGCTGCAG CATGGTGCCAATGAAGATGCCGTAGATGTGGAGAATCGTTGTCCATTGCACTGGGCAG CCTTCTCTGGCTGTGCCTCAAGTGTGCTTCTCCTGTGTGATCACAAAGCCTTCCTGGATGTCCTGGATAAT GACGGACGTACACCCCTGATGATTGCCTCGCTGGGTGGTCACGCAGCTATCTGCTCACAGCTACTGCAGAGAGGCGCCCGGGTTAATGTCACTGACAAGAATGACAA ATCGGCTCTGATCCTGGCCTGTGAAAAAGGCAGCACTGAGACAGCTGAACTGCTTCTGAGCTATGGAGCAGATGCAGGGGCGGTGGACAGCACGGGGCATGATGCTTTGCATTATGCTCTACGCACACAAGACAAGATGCTGTGGAGGCTGCTGCGGCAGGCCCTGAACCGGCAGGGGCAGGGAG GTCAGGGGTTAGTTCAACACCCAGATCTTGCATCCCAG gCCTCTCCATCTGAGCCTCAGGTGGGTTCTCCACCTAAGAGCCCATGGAGAGCAGAGcctgaggaggagcaggaggaagaagagtaTGAAGATCCATGTTCAGAGGAGTGGAAGCGGAAGTATGAAGAGGAGCAAAGCAAAGTCTCCCAGTTGGAACAGGAGCTGCTGCGAAATACGGAAGGGTGTAAGGCTCAATCTGCAGCTTATCTGGGCCTGGAGAACCAGATTCAAGAGCAGGTTCGGGAGCTGGGGCTCCTCCTATCGCAAGAGCCTGGAGCTCCAGGAGACCAGGGCTCTAGTCTCCGGCCTGGAGGAGATGGCATGGAGCAGGGTTGTACCCTCGACCTGCTGGCTAAGTGCATACAAGAGCTAAAGAAGCAGCAACAGGCAGCAGCTGCAGCTGCAGCAAAGCCAGTATTCGCTTCCAAGAAGGCTGAGGATTCAGCTGGAGGGGTGATCCAGTATGAAGCTCATGGAAGGTCCCAACCAGAAGAACAGGAGCCACCCCAGAACCCAAGGTCTGAGACCATTGGGAAATCCACAGGACAGCAACCGACCACCAGTGGTGGGAAGGCCCTTGGCCCTGATCATACTGACCAGCTGCATGCTGGCCAGAAGGtgaggccccaggccccaggggcTGAACCAACAGGCACAGTGGCTGAACCAGTGAGCACAGCAGCCATGAACCAGCTCCTGCTACAGCTGGGGGAGGAACTGGCTGCGGTGTGGCGAGAAAAGGATGCAGCCCGGGGGGCTTTATCAAGACCAGACCTGGAGGGAGCTCTGGGGACGTCCCGGGCTGAGGCTGCGACAGCAGCCTGGGAGAAGATGGAGGCCAGGTTGGAGCGGGTGCTGGTGAGGCTGGATCAGGCAAAAGCAGGATTACAGATGAAACCTGAGGCCCCTGCCCAGGAGCCCAGAGAGGGAGTCCCAaaggcaggcccaggggccatcaCCAAAGAGggtgaagggaaggaggaaggggctccTGGGGCCTGGGGAGAGCCTCTAGGGACCCCTGGAGGGGAACAGATGCCAGGAGGGGGCCTGGCAGAGGGACAGCTGGAGAAGGAGGTGTCAGCACTGAGGCTGAGCGACAGTATCTTGCTGGAGGAGTTGCGGGAGCTGGGCCAGGAGCGGCAGTGGTTGCAGAGGGAGCTGCCAGCCCTGAACCAGCGGCTGCAGCGGGAGTGCGTGCCCAAGCCTGAGGCGCAGGTCCAGCTACAGCAGTTGCGGTGGAGCATGGGGCTGCTGACAGATGAACTGGCCCTGGAGAAGGAGGCCACCGAGAAGTTGCGGAAGCGCCTGGCCTCCCAGAGCAGAGGCCTCCGGGGGCTGTGGGATTGCTTGCCCCCAGACCTGGTGGGTAGGGGGAGTGCACGGTGCCCAGCGGCTGAGCCCCTGGAGGAGCTGCAGGCCTGCGTCAGCGCCCTGGTGGCCAGGCACCGCGAGGCCCAGCACGTGCTGGCTCGGCTAGAAGAGGAAAACCAGCAGCTGCGGGGCTCCCCTGCCCGATGTGGGGAACTGGACGCCTCCTCAGAGGCCTCAGCGTCCCCCCAGGTTGAAGCCCTGGAGCAAGACCTGGAGAAGCTGGAGGAAGAGCTGCGGGCGGTTCAGGCCAGGATGAGCGGGAAGAGCCAGGAGATCAGGAAGCTGAAGCAGCTGCTCTACCAAGCCACGGAGGAGGTGGCTGAGCTGAGGGCCCGGGAGGCGGCCAGTCTGCGGCAGCACGAGCAAACTCGGGGCTCACTGGTGGCCCAGGCCCGGGCTTGGGGCCGGGAGCTAAAGGCCCTGCTGGAAAAGTATAACACGGCCTGCCGGGAGATGGGGCGGCTGCGGGAGGCGGTGGCCGAGGAGCGGCGCAGGAGCGGGGACCTggccgcgcgcgcggcggggcaAGAGCGCCAGGCCAGCGAGCTGCGCGGGCGCTCCGAGCAGTTGGAGAAAACGGCGGAGCTGCTGAAAGAGAAGGTGGAGCATCTCATCGGGGCTGGCCGGGACAAGGAGGCCAAG
- the ANKRD35 gene encoding ankyrin repeat domain-containing protein 35 isoform X4 has product MKRIFSCSSSQVAVERWNRRDQKLLEAVQQGDVGCVAALASRKSARPTKLDSNGQSPFHLAASKGLTECLTILLANGADINSKNEDGSTALHLATISCQPQCVKVLLQASPSEPQVGSPPKSPWRAEPEEEQEEEEYEDPCSEEWKRKYEEEQSKVSQLEQELLRNTEGCKAQSAAYLGLENQIQEQVRELGLLLSQEPGAPGDQGSSLRPGGDGMEQGCTLDLLAKCIQELKKQQQAAAAAAAKPVFASKKAEDSAGGVIQYEAHGRSQPEEQEPPQNPRSETIGKSTGQQPTTSGGKALGPDHTDQLHAGQKVRPQAPGAEPTGTVAEPVSTAAMNQLLLQLGEELAAVWREKDAARGALSRPDLEGALGTSRAEAATAAWEKMEARLERVLVRLDQAKAGLQMKPEAPAQEPREGVPKAGPGAITKEGEGKEEGAPGAWGEPLGTPGGEQMPGGGLAEGQLEKEVSALRLSDSILLEELRELGQERQWLQRELPALNQRLQRECVPKPEAQVQLQQLRWSMGLLTDELALEKEATEKLRKRLASQSRGLRGLWDCLPPDLVGRGSARCPAAEPLEELQACVSALVARHREAQHVLARLEEENQQLRGSPARCGELDASSEASASPQVEALEQDLEKLEEELRAVQARMSGKSQEIRKLKQLLYQATEEVAELRAREAASLRQHEQTRGSLVAQARAWGRELKALLEKYNTACREMGRLREAVAEERRRSGDLAARAAGQERQASELRGRSEQLEKTAELLKEKVEHLIGAGRDKEAKIKELLKKLEQLSEEILAVRGENAHLARQLQDSQKNHEEIISTYRNHLLNAAQGYMEQDVYSILLRILSIQED; this is encoded by the exons GTGGAGAGATGGAACCGCCGTGATCAGAAGCTTCTGGAGGCAGTGCAGCAGGGGGACGTGGGATGCGTGGCTGCCCTCGCCTCCAGGAAATCTGCCCGACCCACCAAGCTAGACTCGAACGGCCAGTCCCC GTTTCATCTGGCAGCCTCCAAAGGCCTGACAGAATGTCTGACTATACTACTTGCAAATGGGGCTGACATCAACAGCAAGAATGAGGATG GGAGCACCGCACTGCACTTGGCCACCATTTCCTGCCAGCCACAATGTGTCAAGGTCCTGCTGCAG gCCTCTCCATCTGAGCCTCAGGTGGGTTCTCCACCTAAGAGCCCATGGAGAGCAGAGcctgaggaggagcaggaggaagaagagtaTGAAGATCCATGTTCAGAGGAGTGGAAGCGGAAGTATGAAGAGGAGCAAAGCAAAGTCTCCCAGTTGGAACAGGAGCTGCTGCGAAATACGGAAGGGTGTAAGGCTCAATCTGCAGCTTATCTGGGCCTGGAGAACCAGATTCAAGAGCAGGTTCGGGAGCTGGGGCTCCTCCTATCGCAAGAGCCTGGAGCTCCAGGAGACCAGGGCTCTAGTCTCCGGCCTGGAGGAGATGGCATGGAGCAGGGTTGTACCCTCGACCTGCTGGCTAAGTGCATACAAGAGCTAAAGAAGCAGCAACAGGCAGCAGCTGCAGCTGCAGCAAAGCCAGTATTCGCTTCCAAGAAGGCTGAGGATTCAGCTGGAGGGGTGATCCAGTATGAAGCTCATGGAAGGTCCCAACCAGAAGAACAGGAGCCACCCCAGAACCCAAGGTCTGAGACCATTGGGAAATCCACAGGACAGCAACCGACCACCAGTGGTGGGAAGGCCCTTGGCCCTGATCATACTGACCAGCTGCATGCTGGCCAGAAGGtgaggccccaggccccaggggcTGAACCAACAGGCACAGTGGCTGAACCAGTGAGCACAGCAGCCATGAACCAGCTCCTGCTACAGCTGGGGGAGGAACTGGCTGCGGTGTGGCGAGAAAAGGATGCAGCCCGGGGGGCTTTATCAAGACCAGACCTGGAGGGAGCTCTGGGGACGTCCCGGGCTGAGGCTGCGACAGCAGCCTGGGAGAAGATGGAGGCCAGGTTGGAGCGGGTGCTGGTGAGGCTGGATCAGGCAAAAGCAGGATTACAGATGAAACCTGAGGCCCCTGCCCAGGAGCCCAGAGAGGGAGTCCCAaaggcaggcccaggggccatcaCCAAAGAGggtgaagggaaggaggaaggggctccTGGGGCCTGGGGAGAGCCTCTAGGGACCCCTGGAGGGGAACAGATGCCAGGAGGGGGCCTGGCAGAGGGACAGCTGGAGAAGGAGGTGTCAGCACTGAGGCTGAGCGACAGTATCTTGCTGGAGGAGTTGCGGGAGCTGGGCCAGGAGCGGCAGTGGTTGCAGAGGGAGCTGCCAGCCCTGAACCAGCGGCTGCAGCGGGAGTGCGTGCCCAAGCCTGAGGCGCAGGTCCAGCTACAGCAGTTGCGGTGGAGCATGGGGCTGCTGACAGATGAACTGGCCCTGGAGAAGGAGGCCACCGAGAAGTTGCGGAAGCGCCTGGCCTCCCAGAGCAGAGGCCTCCGGGGGCTGTGGGATTGCTTGCCCCCAGACCTGGTGGGTAGGGGGAGTGCACGGTGCCCAGCGGCTGAGCCCCTGGAGGAGCTGCAGGCCTGCGTCAGCGCCCTGGTGGCCAGGCACCGCGAGGCCCAGCACGTGCTGGCTCGGCTAGAAGAGGAAAACCAGCAGCTGCGGGGCTCCCCTGCCCGATGTGGGGAACTGGACGCCTCCTCAGAGGCCTCAGCGTCCCCCCAGGTTGAAGCCCTGGAGCAAGACCTGGAGAAGCTGGAGGAAGAGCTGCGGGCGGTTCAGGCCAGGATGAGCGGGAAGAGCCAGGAGATCAGGAAGCTGAAGCAGCTGCTCTACCAAGCCACGGAGGAGGTGGCTGAGCTGAGGGCCCGGGAGGCGGCCAGTCTGCGGCAGCACGAGCAAACTCGGGGCTCACTGGTGGCCCAGGCCCGGGCTTGGGGCCGGGAGCTAAAGGCCCTGCTGGAAAAGTATAACACGGCCTGCCGGGAGATGGGGCGGCTGCGGGAGGCGGTGGCCGAGGAGCGGCGCAGGAGCGGGGACCTggccgcgcgcgcggcggggcaAGAGCGCCAGGCCAGCGAGCTGCGCGGGCGCTCCGAGCAGTTGGAGAAAACGGCGGAGCTGCTGAAAGAGAAGGTGGAGCATCTCATCGGGGCTGGCCGGGACAAGGAGGCCAAG